ATGTACGAGGAGATGGACGTCTACATCGCCGTCCGCGGCGACGTCAACGCCACCGAGACCTCGGACGTCGATCCCGAGCGGAACGCCGCTTACCGCCGCGCGATGAAGCCTGTGCTGCAGGAGCGCCTCTCGAAGACGTGGTGTCTCACGCAGTATCCCACCTCCGGCAACGCCCAGCTCGCGGGGATGAGCACGGAGGGCTACGAGGGCTTCGTCTGGGACGCCGTCGGCCTCGACTGGGAGGCCCAGCGCGAACACCAGGAACAGATGGTCGAGATCCTCGACGACGCCGACGAGATCCGGATCCGATCGGGCGAGGAGACCGACGTCACGATGAGCCTCGCGGGCAACAAGACGCTGAACGACTTCGGCGAGAAGAACCTGCCGGGCGGCGAAGTGTTCACCGCGCCCGTGCGAGAGGAAGTCGACGGCGAGGTCTACTTCGATATGCCGCTGTACCGGCAGGGCAGGGAGATCGAGGACGTGCGCGTCCGCTTCGAGGACGGGCGAGTCGCGTCCTACAGCGCCGGCCGCAACGAGGACGTGCTCGACGGTATCTTCGAGACCGACGAGGGCGCGCGCTACCTCGGCGAACTCG
This portion of the Halobellus litoreus genome encodes:
- a CDS encoding aminopeptidase; this encodes MDPRIREHARTIADHSTGIESGDRVVISAPAAAEDLVVALHEECAERGAHPVSLDSGSRATRAFLRNHDGDFETPEHLLAMYEEMDVYIAVRGDVNATETSDVDPERNAAYRRAMKPVLQERLSKTWCLTQYPTSGNAQLAGMSTEGYEGFVWDAVGLDWEAQREHQEQMVEILDDADEIRIRSGEETDVTMSLAGNKTLNDFGEKNLPGGEVFTAPVREEVDGEVYFDMPLYRQGREIEDVRVRFEDGRVASYSAGRNEDVLDGIFETDEGARYLGELGIGMNREIDRFTYNMLFDEKMGDTVHMAVGSAYPDTVGEENERNESAEHVDMIVDMSEDSVIEVDGEVVQRNGTFVFEDGFDQA